One stretch of Candidatus Baltobacteraceae bacterium DNA includes these proteins:
- the ilvB gene encoding biosynthetic-type acetolactate synthase large subunit, which produces MSAAATERTGSQLVLDALADEGVDVVFGYPGGTIMPVYDALFSERRMRHILVRHEQGAAFAAGGYARSSGRVGVAIATSGPGATNLLTGLLDANMDSVPVVAITGQVRSQLMGSDGFQEADVTSMAQPATKRAFLVRNVDDIYQTVRDAFALARGPRPGAVLVDIPTDVLKTKTRVQPVWVPVADATPLPAFDERAIEAAAQLLASARRPLVIAGGGVKFGGATGAFRELLRLLGAPHTATINALGCAEPSDPKFLGMLGMHGTKRANRAVNACDVVLSLGMRFDDRVTGRVDKFAQQAEIIHFDIDGSEFGKVVDPTVGVRGCLGATLPALVNAMRRSPPRSYAKWLGELETFSSPLPVDRAEDGHLSATSVLDMFFAKTPRNTIVTTDVGQHQMWAAQRANSDGPTRFVTSAGLGAMGFGLPSAIGAKMANPDATVVAIVGDGGFQMTMNELTTINRAGAPIKILLIDNQRLGMVRQWQHLFYDKRYSATDLSDNPDFVMIAKACGVPGRIVERLEDLDGALDELFASEGPMLLHAACYPHENVWPMIPAGAALDELIEAEPLKA; this is translated from the coding sequence ATGTCCGCCGCAGCCACGGAAAGAACCGGATCGCAACTCGTACTGGACGCTCTCGCCGACGAAGGCGTTGACGTCGTCTTCGGATATCCCGGCGGTACGATCATGCCGGTCTACGACGCGCTCTTCTCTGAGCGTCGCATGCGGCACATCCTCGTACGTCACGAACAAGGCGCGGCATTTGCAGCCGGCGGGTATGCACGCTCGTCGGGCCGCGTCGGTGTGGCGATCGCGACGTCCGGACCGGGCGCAACCAATCTCCTCACCGGGTTGCTGGACGCGAACATGGATTCCGTTCCGGTCGTCGCGATCACGGGACAAGTCCGCAGTCAGCTGATGGGCAGCGACGGATTTCAGGAAGCTGACGTCACCTCGATGGCGCAGCCGGCAACGAAGCGTGCGTTCCTCGTGCGCAACGTCGACGACATCTATCAAACGGTTCGCGACGCTTTCGCGCTTGCGCGCGGACCGCGACCGGGCGCCGTGCTCGTCGACATTCCGACTGATGTTCTCAAAACCAAGACGCGCGTGCAGCCGGTGTGGGTGCCGGTTGCAGACGCCACTCCACTACCGGCGTTTGACGAAAGAGCGATCGAGGCTGCCGCGCAACTGCTCGCATCTGCGCGCCGCCCGCTCGTCATCGCCGGTGGTGGAGTAAAATTTGGTGGCGCGACCGGTGCATTTCGCGAGCTGCTGCGTTTGCTCGGCGCACCGCACACCGCGACCATCAATGCGCTCGGCTGTGCCGAGCCCAGCGATCCGAAGTTCCTCGGGATGCTCGGCATGCACGGAACCAAACGCGCCAACCGCGCCGTCAATGCGTGCGACGTCGTGCTTTCGCTCGGTATGCGATTCGACGATCGCGTCACGGGGCGCGTTGATAAGTTTGCGCAGCAAGCCGAGATCATTCATTTCGACATCGACGGCAGCGAGTTCGGAAAAGTCGTCGATCCGACGGTCGGCGTTCGCGGCTGTCTGGGTGCAACACTGCCTGCGCTCGTAAACGCAATGCGCCGCTCGCCACCGCGCTCGTACGCGAAGTGGCTTGGCGAGCTCGAAACATTCTCGAGTCCGTTGCCGGTCGATCGCGCGGAAGACGGTCATCTTTCGGCGACGAGCGTCCTCGACATGTTCTTCGCGAAGACTCCACGCAATACGATCGTTACGACCGACGTCGGCCAACATCAAATGTGGGCGGCTCAACGCGCCAACTCGGACGGACCAACGCGCTTCGTCACGTCGGCCGGGCTCGGGGCGATGGGTTTCGGTTTGCCCTCGGCGATCGGCGCGAAGATGGCAAATCCGGATGCGACGGTCGTTGCGATCGTCGGCGACGGTGGATTTCAGATGACGATGAACGAGCTCACGACGATCAATCGCGCCGGCGCACCGATCAAGATATTGTTGATCGACAACCAGCGCCTCGGTATGGTGCGTCAGTGGCAGCATCTGTTCTACGACAAACGCTACAGCGCGACCGACCTGTCCGATAATCCGGATTTTGTGATGATTGCAAAGGCCTGCGGAGTACCGGGTCGCATCGTCGAGCGGCTGGAAGATCTCGATGGCGCGCTCGACGAGCTCTTCGCGAGCGAAGGCCCGATGCTGTTGCACGCCGCGTGCTATCCGCATGAGAACGTCTGGCCGATGATCCCGGCAGGTGCGGCACTCGACGAGCTCATCGAAGCGGAGCCCCTCAAAGCATGA
- a CDS encoding TRAP transporter substrate-binding protein, with translation MKSVSRRQFSAGAAAAATFSSIAIIKSPAAARFNYKYGNDQTDISPVTRRAEEMWQAVERETNGALHVDTFPNSVLGGDSQMITQLRSGALQFLTEPGALLQGVVPEAAIDGVAFAFKDTATAFRAMDGKLGEFVMDSIAAKGMVCLPKPFDNGMRHITANKPIHTAADVDGLKIRVPASAIFVDMWKTLGASPTPINVSELYSALQTHIVEAEENALINIEQSKLYEVQKTLNFSGHAWSCWWMIGNKDAWDALGKDIQGVVTRNMAKYATLQRQDFAALDLSLRGKLKTQGMQEFQCDDATFKAKLGPYYATWKAKFGPTAWDALEKYTGTLA, from the coding sequence ATGAAATCCGTCTCGCGTCGTCAATTTTCCGCGGGCGCAGCGGCTGCCGCGACATTCAGCAGCATTGCGATCATCAAATCGCCGGCTGCCGCGAGGTTCAATTACAAATACGGTAACGACCAAACCGACATCTCGCCGGTCACACGCCGCGCGGAAGAGATGTGGCAGGCCGTCGAACGCGAGACGAACGGTGCTTTGCACGTCGACACGTTCCCGAACAGCGTGCTTGGCGGCGACTCACAAATGATTACGCAACTGCGCAGCGGCGCGCTGCAATTCCTTACCGAGCCCGGCGCGCTTTTGCAAGGCGTCGTACCCGAAGCCGCAATCGATGGAGTCGCGTTCGCATTCAAAGATACCGCGACGGCCTTCCGCGCGATGGACGGCAAGCTCGGTGAGTTCGTCATGGACTCAATCGCTGCCAAGGGCATGGTGTGTTTGCCCAAACCGTTCGATAACGGAATGCGGCACATTACCGCCAACAAGCCGATTCACACCGCCGCCGACGTCGACGGCTTGAAGATTCGCGTGCCTGCAAGTGCGATCTTCGTCGACATGTGGAAGACGCTGGGTGCATCGCCGACGCCGATCAACGTCAGCGAGCTGTACAGCGCGCTGCAGACGCACATCGTCGAAGCTGAAGAAAATGCACTGATCAACATCGAGCAAAGCAAACTGTACGAAGTGCAGAAGACGCTGAACTTCTCGGGGCACGCTTGGTCGTGCTGGTGGATGATCGGGAACAAAGATGCGTGGGACGCGCTCGGCAAAGATATTCAGGGCGTCGTGACGCGCAACATGGCAAAGTATGCGACGCTGCAGCGTCAGGATTTTGCCGCCTTGGACCTTTCGCTTCGGGGCAAACTCAAAACACAAGGTATGCAAGAATTTCAGTGCGACGATGCGACGTTCAAAGCAAAGCTGGGACCGTACTACGCCACATGGAAGGCGAAATTCGGTCCTACTGCTTGGGACGCGTTGGAGAAATATACCGGAACCCTCGCGTAG